tttcgtATAGAAAAACTTGGATAGTTAAAACATCACAGATTTgtacaacatatttgtttggtCACAGTGCATGTTAATTTACGCTTGTGAAACCTTAACAGTAAATAGAGCTTCCCTATAACTAGAATTTCTTTCTGTATAAAGTTACAATATTTCTAAAGAAAATACTTCTGTTTgcttcaatattttattcaaaacgaAAAACCTTACAAAGTTCAAATTCTATTAGTAATGTGACATCATACAGTTAGTGAGagatgcatttttcatttgacaaaattaaacagTGCATAGCTATAATTCAGCTGTTCTTCGACCAAATTATAGAATTCTAtctgaaaacatattttatagtcAGGATGCACTACATTTTATGCAAGGATTTATGTAAAGACAAACCTGTTATTTTTCAGCTAAAAGGACATTTTCAACATAAACCAATAGTTTTACTAGGATGGGATACAGGCTCATTAATTGCTTGTCATGTAAGTAGAAACATAACTTATGATTTATCATTGACTTGCCTATGAATTttcattaaggtggtacccaacactttcactaaaattgatTGGGCTCgttttattatcataaaattttgactaagTATTTACTATGAcctatttaaagaaatataaaaatatcaaaaattttgaaccatccattttatcagaaaaattgcactggttatatagcagtttgacaaacaccaattttgatcattgagaagcttaatattcccttaacaacacaacataattaaaacgttgAGTTGACTTTACAGATTTATCTCCCTGCAGTGTTAGGTACCAGCTTAACCATATAAAGACCCATTAATAAGAGATGGGAACTTATTTAgatcttttaaacttttttctttatGGCTTGTTTGAATTGCATTAAGAAATGCTTTTGATGTctttagtttaaaattttactgtcaatatCTTCTTTATCTATCAACAAGGTCAAATGAAAAACTTGATAAACAGTGCTGATCAACTTTTCTAACAGGAGTTATATCcctttgaaatagaaattatataTGGAAAATTTCATTCTAAGCAATCTTTCTTGTACATTTCTTGCAGGatatctatgaaaaataaagcaaaatatacattgaatttATTGCCCTTAAACAGATGAAATATGTGCATCTGTGGGACATTTGACAGACTGTTCcatgtatttatcaaataatgatAGTACACATGTTTTAGGTGGCACTACAAGAAACTGTGTCTGCTGTTGTATGTCTTGGTCTACCATTGAGTGGCATCAGTGGATATAGAGGGGTAAGTAGAACATGTTACCAAGGCAATAaaggttatattttttataggaAATGTAAGGCCATTGTTAAACTTGTCcatataaatgaatgaaaaatttcaGTACAATTGAATGTCCTTGCCCTTTGAACAGGTTCAAGGGTGAAGCATATGCACAATTTATTTTCAGACACAGCTATCAAACAATCAGAAAGAATCAAATTGCTTTGTCTTATTAGCATTTAAAGTCTTTTACACAATTATCCAAGTTTCTCAGAATTTGCATTGTGATTTATAATTTGCAAAATTAATTAATGAATTCAAACTTATTGAAGATCAATGTCATAATTGTGTTCTAGCTGTCTGTCCAGCATGTAGATCTGCATGAATGGAAGttttattgtgtattttgttattattctCCCCTGCTAATCCACGTCATGCACATATTATGTTATGTAAAATGTATTGGTTCTTTTACCCAACCATGTTTGTGCATTTCAAATAAAGGCGCAATGACACTagtatcttcttttttttattttaaggacatagAAGACTCATTACTAGACCTGACAACTCCTTCTTTGTTTGTGATTGGTCAGAactcaacaacaacaaatatggATGATATGGAAGATCTGCGTGAGAGAATGAGGGCAGAGAATGCTTTAGTTGTCATAGGTGGCGCTGATAACCAACTCAGAATGTCAAGGGCAAAACGAAAGCAAGAAGGAATTACACAGATTGTTTGTGATAAAAAGATTATggtaaattttttatattatttaaaattgtaaggTAGGGCCAGATAACAGTGTCAAGAATGCGGCCACACAAAGAAGTTACTTCTAATGTTGTCCTCCATGTTATCTGCTTTGTAGTCCCCTGCCACGTTTTTCTTTGACATTATGGCTTTAAAGTTTGAATGTATATCATGTGAAAGCTGAATTTCtagaaaatatgtaaacaaaatattcatatttgttaTGACTACTTGCACAAATATTTGATACAATCAAAATGATCAAATTTGTTTCACAGCTGTTATTGGTTTTATCAAGGAATAATGAAGTAATGCCAATTATATTAGCTCATCACAGAAGCAGTACTGtctactataaaaacaaactaaagtatttctgtttatattttttaggatGAAATATCTGAATTTCTTGGTGGAATATTATCACAGTCAACATCCCAGTATGTAGAAACACCAGAGGCGTCAGATGCTGAAATGAAGAAGAAACCGAAAAAAAGGGTAGGCTTTATATTATAAAAGTGTTTTCTCAAGTTGGTATAGGATTAAGATAAATTAGTCATACTTAAAATAGCTTTTCCCCCTTAACACAATTTGATTTACATTTCGTAATAGATACTTAGAGTATTGGTTCATTCTATTGGCCTTGATAATGGTAGccaattttaaatgcaattaCAATATTTCTTTGGGGAATAGATTTAAAAACTCAAATTAtagtactgtaaatttagaaattattgttgGCATTTGTTATTTGAAGAACGAACAAAAGTGTGAGTTTGATTATTGCAATTTTAGATAAAGCTACATTACTTATCaaattatatcatataattGCCATATTCAAACCATTTGCATTACTCccctttataaaaaaagaatagccAGTCAATTTATTCTATCAAATTGTCTTATTTCACATACCATTTGAAATTGTATCAAAAAGAATTCTTTTTTGCAAAAGCACTACCTCtcttaccaattattttttctaaaatttttattatgaaaatcgCAATTTTTATTAGTACGACTTATCTTAATCTTTCCATTTCagaatgaaaaattaatgaCAGTTTCAGGGGCAAGTCATATAAAAACTGAAATTGGCACGAAAGCTCAACATACAGGTATTTATGACTTTCCTTATATTCAcaatgaatatttcaataatgctaagatttgataaaatgttttcaCAAGATGAAATTCAGAAATAGACTCAATTTATGTGAAATGGATATATTTAAAGGAATTTCCTAGAAATCTTAAAAACTTGTATAAAGATGATTTTCTATGATTCAGGTAAAATTCTGCAGTGAAAATCTAAGAAAACGACTGAAAGCAACAAATATTGCAAATCTACAGTTTTGTGCAAGACCAAGTTAAATTCTGATtgaaaaagatgtaaaaaatggACTGTTTGTCCTATAGTCAGAGGTCAAAAGTGTTTCACACCTGGAatatttcactatatatttcgtatgaaaaatagtatttaaaaaagaagattgttGCAAATGTATTTCATATCAGCAATTGTTTTAGCATGACTCCTGTGGATAGAAAAATAATGTGAATGTAAATTGTTTGTGAAGATCTGTAGAACTTGGATTTAATCTTATTAAGATACATctagttaatttaaaaattgcaaaatttgtcTAAAATTGTCTAAAAATGGGCTACacacaaaataaagtatctGCCAAAAtgagttggtttacagtattgaACTTCAGTCAAAACTCATAAAAGTTTGTCAATCATACACTTAGTCTAAGAAGTATATTTCTTGTTAGcttctttattatatactaCTACACATTTTTCAGGTTCAACTATAGTGCCTAAGAGGAAATCCACTCATAATTCTCTGGCTCCTCCACGGAAGAGAATTAAATCTGCACCGGACTCCAAGTTTTCACCTGGTACAACTCATGTTATGAAGAGTGCACCAGAGTTATCAGGATTATTACGAGGACAGAGACAAATACATGACATAAAACAAGAGATAGACATGCAGAATAGACTTCTGAAGGAAGGATCTGCTTTATATTCTGATCTGAAGGCACAGCTAGCTGCTAAGGCTACTGCACATCAGGCATTAGCAGGTTCACTGACATCTGCCGATATTAAGGCACAACTAGCAGCTAAAGCAGCACAACAGTCTCTTGCGGCTTCACTAGCCAGCACTTCTCAATTAAACAGTGTTCGACAGGTTTCAGCCAATACTTTAACCTCTGCTCAAGCAGCTGGGGGTAATCACAATGAAAGCATGCTGTCAAAACATTTACAGACATCATCAGAGAACACGTTACCAAGTCTAGCTTCCACACTCACTTCATTACACAACGCTCTGAGAACTGGTGGATACAAACCATCTGTCCATATAACATCAGCTCAGTCAATGACAAGTCAGATTCAACATTTACTTTATTCATCTGTGAATAGAACTACAGAAACCAAGACACATAAATCACTTCCAACATTGTTGTCATCGTTAAAATCCCCCGCCATGGTTTCGCCTGGAAGTATACTTGAAGCATCTTCATCCCCAAGTCACACATCAGGCACTCCAATTAATTTATCTACTACCACACAGACTGATAGTGAGAAACTTCAGGCCATTCAAAAACTGCAATTCCATGATTTCCCTCTGACTACAGCGAGTTTGATCAAGTTTCCAAACACAGCTACTTTGACACAGGCTAAAATATTAACAAGTTCAAATGCCACTAAAAGTCCCAGCCCAGGTTTATCTGATATCAGTAAACCTTCTACAGTTCAGATTGTAACCAGTAAGGGTAATCAAATGGAGTCCTCTGGAACAATGACCATGGAAACAGATGATACATCTCCTCCAAGGCCACAAAGACCAGCTATTGTCAGCACTGTCACAGAAGGAAATATAGTAACTGTCAGTCTTACAAGTGACAAAAGTATTATACATTCTGCACCATCCACAACTAAACTTCAAACCACAGGATCAGGAATAATCAGACCTATTGCTACTTCAGAAACATTAGGCAAAGTCAATTCTTTACTGGAATCTAGTCCTGTCATTCAAAGAACATCCACAAACATTGTAACTCCTAGCTCATCACAAATAGGGAGCTACAccataacaaaaacatatgaatcCACATCAAAAAAGACCCCAGTTACCAGCACAACAACTCATGTGGGGTCCTCAGTCCCAAAGTCTAGTACTACAACTCATTCTGTAACCCCCAAGACTAGTAAATCTTCAGCTGCCACAACAGTAACATCCTACACAGCTACACCTAAACCTGCATTGTCTACCATTGCAGCTACAAGAACAAGAAGAATCAAAACGCCAAAACAGTATGACCTTTGAATTGGGATCTGATGAACTTTAGAGTAAATATACAGATCAATAGAATGAGGACTACCATCAGACAAGAATATTACTTTCAATACACGTCTTGGATAAAGATGATTACATGACTAGGAGTTTATCctgtgattttgaaaaaaaatgtaaggatATGAACATGTGCATTTCCGAAGGATATATGTCAAATGCAAAATGTGCAGTTGTATATGGGAAGAACTCAActatgttaaacatgttaaatgtgaGGAATGGTTTCATTCTATTTAACTGGTTAAACTAATGGATTATGTGAGACGGTCTATTAATGGTCAAGGAGGATATAGTGCTTAGTTTTCATGGCATTAAAGTTTTATCTTCGATGTTTTATTTAAGGAGGATACTTTAAGATAACCATTAAAGTGTATGACATTTGTATAATGctaaaactgaaatttgaacCTTAAATAGGAGATGACATTTGAGTATATACAAAGTTTATACCTAGATTATTGTTTATGAAATGGCAATCATGTACATGAATGCCGTTTAAATTCATTTctgtttatgttttgttatgAGACCTAATTGTTACATGAAACTGTTTTGTGTTGTATCAATGTGCTATttcattaaatcatttatatacatttttgtacatgtctAAAAGAAAATCCAAGTATCTTATGTTAATCATAGCTAAGGAAGACCATCTTCAGAGTGCTCGGATATATTACAGCTTAAATGATCCATACATCTGTcttatttgaccttttaacaaacattttgtttcatgatgattgtttaatacaaaatttgCTTATTGTAAAAAGCTgcatggtgacctatagttgatcAATTCAATTTTGACTCTAGTGGATAGTTCTCTTATTGGTAATCttatcacatcttctttctaTCATAGTTAAAGTGTTAGTAGTCTTTTTTCTCAGAACTCTATTTTGTTTCTCTCTCCATATAAAGGATAGGgaaaacttttaataaaataaattaactaCTTACTATAAAGTCAAACTTTTCACATACAATGTAGGCTGTTTTctctataaacaataaaatacaataagtcAAGTTGTTCTAAACGAGTAAAAAACAAGTCTTTTGTTGATACTATAACTGTTAAAAGCAAACTGAACTTTTGAATGGTTCCTAAATATACAGGAAATTTGTTaacagacaataacaatcaaaaccaaaagacTTACAAAACCatggacatttacatcaacagttataaataataaattagaaaCAACACAAACTCCACTAAGAACTGgaagtgaaatcaggtgctccagaagggtaagcatttcctgcaccgtatataGCACCTgttgtgttatttctttgttcagttcggtagtGATGGAAGGtaattatgactgaggaagaataaaagttatgatttctgacacacttttgtcataatgtcCAATCAGGTCATAATGGCCAAtacaatcagctcatgatggcgaccgtaaaatttcttgagtgatgcccttaatttgattggttcatagccctgtcttagcaacttttgagaaagcagtattcaTCGTTCAACAAATTCAGcgtactttgagctagctctagagtaacgtatcaattgagacacatatactccatatgctggtgcTGCTGGGATGATGCTACACAGAAATCAaaagttgactataggaaaattaaaatcattgagtttgtcaaaaaaaaatggtatttaacctaccatcagtagtcatttcgagaaaaacgtctaaatatgaagcagatttatctgtgtGGGTAGTagctttaatttcaagttcacttggatatattaaatgtaagtgatcactgaatttattattatttagagacagtacatcatcaatataccgaaaggtgaaataaaaagactcggttaatttcttttctcctttctgTACAAGCCCTAggataaattctgcttcataggaatacaaaaacaaatctgcaagTAGGGGAGCGCAATTGGTACCAATTAGGATTCCAATAGTCTGTTGGAAGACcaaacctccaaattcaacacatgttgtcaattaaaaagtCCAGCATGGCAGTGATATCTTCTTCGGGTAATTTTTGCTTGACTCTGTTTGATTTTTCACAAAGTTATTGAAGTCCTGCCCAAAACTGTATATTTAAAACGTCTAGTGCCTTTTTTGCTAATGAAACCTAAGCTGACAAGTTCTTTCAGTCAAGCTTTAAGTTTAGTATGTGGAATAGTGGTATAAAGAgttgaaaaatcaaaggttttaatgttggtatgacacgggttatgttctcatatatgttatgatggtatggtACTAGatccctaacgggaaggattgtgcctgatgttcacacgatgaagacataatctttcaatcagtttaattgaggtctggagctggcatgtcagttaactgcaagtagtctgttgttatttatgtattattgtcattttatttattttctttggttacatcttctgacatcagactcggacttctcttgaactgaattttaatgtacatagtgttatgttttacttttctacattggctagaggtatagagggagggttgagatcttataaacatgtttaaccccgccgcatgtttgcgcctgtcccaagtcgggagcctctggcctttgtaagtctggtataatttttaattttagtttcttgtgtacaattcaGAGTTTAACgtggcgtttattatcactgaactagtatatatattttatttagaggccagctgaaggacgcctccgggtgcgggaatttctcgctgcattgaagacatgttggtggacttctgctgttgtctgttctatggtcgggttgttgtctctttgatacattccccattttcatccTCAATTTTGCACTGTTTTAATGATTGAGAATCACGTATTGAATTTTtcagtatccacatctgattaaCACCACTTCTTGAATATGCagtttcggatttttttttctaaagtactTCTTTAACTGCAGTAAAACTTTAGAAAGGGGTTTAGTGGAACACTTTGAAGAACCTGCAATATACTTTTCCCTATAAGGATTCTTGTCAAGTTTAGGAATCCAATACATAAGCATGGAAGATCCTGGTTTTCATCCTTTGGATTAACACAAAAGGACATAAGAACCgatttgtgttttttcatgatctCCTGCTTCTTAAGCGTACTTAGTTTTGTCTTTATATGTATTTCTAGTGCCCCTGTGTTGCAGAAAGAAGAATAAATGGTTAGGTTATGTATCTAGCAAAAATAAACCTTTACCTACTCTTCTTGCTGAATGATGTTAGTATCGAAATCATATAGAATTGGTAACGGGCAGTATAAGGATAATGGGACAATCGGGACTGCAACATGCTCAAAAAGCAGTCGTCGTTCGTGTTTATTTGGTTAACCTATGTCTGACTTCTTTTTATACAAGAAATATGTTAGGTAATGACACACCCTTTACTTTAAACGGACTTCTTGATTCTATATAGATATTCTAAGTTTGTTAGCATCATCCTTCTGTTGTGACATAAaaacttttgttgaaaattgCAGTTGACATTCGATTTTTATTAAActaaaagatatataataaGGTGTTGAAACTACGATAATGTAGTGCAgatagttttctcttttgtagaaaaaaaaccccTTAGTATTTGAGAAACATTTATGATAAGAagttcaaattcaaaaaaatggGTCCATGTTGTGACTTGGTCCGTGAAAGTAATCCCATTTGAGcaatacaaaattacaaata
Above is a window of Mytilus trossulus isolate FHL-02 chromosome 4, PNRI_Mtr1.1.1.hap1, whole genome shotgun sequence DNA encoding:
- the LOC134715694 gene encoding KAT8 regulatory NSL complex subunit 3-like isoform X2, with the protein product MDGYQPDRGNTVFMDHCYSKPWSAHPDASNARPIKKLYMPKLPHLTQMHVQNREAEIDVCTVTEPSKPPYDTAKARSLMQECGRHVPLMRTEESPEDWEERISRNGWSLQQNRLFNKVMKALQSDRLARLSYVDTKNEPIMRRIHIDKTARRIRQALAGVSWDSKLTQWLHNLLIENLSIQMLASYLDVLQTLRAKLPTMIDKMVAIGLASGKSATSIEALHLLLKRPWDPVLSTYNQQKPQKLPGNPLIIVAPSVPSAGGHAYSKRTRFWNSQLSNLGKVIPVTMHTVNGSKGVGISQCLEHMVGAVHTKVLELKGHFQHKPIVLLGWDTGSLIACHVALQETVSAVVCLGLPLSGISGYRGDIEDSLLDLTTPSLFVIGQNSTTTNMDDMEDLRERMRAENALVVIGGADNQLRMSRAKRKQEGITQIVCDKKIMDEISEFLGGILSQSTSQYVETPEASDAEMKKKPKKRNEKLMTVSGASHIKTEIGTKAQHTGSTIVPKRKSTHNSLAPPRKRIKSAPDSKFSPGTTHVMKSAPELSGLLRGQRQIHDIKQEIDMQNRLLKEGSALYSDLKAQLAAKATAHQALAGSLTSADIKAQLAAKAAQQSLAASLASTSQLNSVRQVSANTLTSAQAAGGNHNESMLSKHLQTSSENTLPSLASTLTSLHNALRTGGYKPSVHITSAQSMTSQIQHLLYSSVNRTTETKTHKSLPTLLSSLKSPAMVSPGSILEASSSPSHTSGTPINLSTTTQTDSEKLQAIQKLQFHDFPLTTASLIKFPNTATLTQAKILTSSNATKSPSPGLSDISKPSTVQIVTSKGNQMESSGTMTMETDDTSPPRPQRPAIVSTVTEGNIVTVSLTSDKSIIHSAPSTTKLQTTGSGIIRPIATSETLGKVNSLLESSPVIQRTSTNIVTPSSSQIGSYTITKTYESTSKKTPVTSTTTHVGSSVPKSSTTTHSVTPKTSKSSAATTVTSYTATPKPALSTIAATRTRRIKTPKQYDL
- the LOC134715694 gene encoding KAT8 regulatory NSL complex subunit 3-like isoform X1 — translated: MDGYQPDRGNTVFMDHCYSKPWSAHPDASNARPIKKLYMPKLPHLTQMHVQNREAEIDVCTVTEPSKPPYDTAKARSLMQECGRHVPLMRTEESPEDWEERISRFKQMNGWSLQQNRLFNKVMKALQSDRLARLSYVDTKNEPIMRRIHIDKTARRIRQALAGVSWDSKLTQWLHNLLIENLSIQMLASYLDVLQTLRAKLPTMIDKMVAIGLASGKSATSIEALHLLLKRPWDPVLSTYNQQKPQKLPGNPLIIVAPSVPSAGGHAYSKRTRFWNSQLSNLGKVIPVTMHTVNGSKGVGISQCLEHMVGAVHTKVLELKGHFQHKPIVLLGWDTGSLIACHVALQETVSAVVCLGLPLSGISGYRGDIEDSLLDLTTPSLFVIGQNSTTTNMDDMEDLRERMRAENALVVIGGADNQLRMSRAKRKQEGITQIVCDKKIMDEISEFLGGILSQSTSQYVETPEASDAEMKKKPKKRNEKLMTVSGASHIKTEIGTKAQHTGSTIVPKRKSTHNSLAPPRKRIKSAPDSKFSPGTTHVMKSAPELSGLLRGQRQIHDIKQEIDMQNRLLKEGSALYSDLKAQLAAKATAHQALAGSLTSADIKAQLAAKAAQQSLAASLASTSQLNSVRQVSANTLTSAQAAGGNHNESMLSKHLQTSSENTLPSLASTLTSLHNALRTGGYKPSVHITSAQSMTSQIQHLLYSSVNRTTETKTHKSLPTLLSSLKSPAMVSPGSILEASSSPSHTSGTPINLSTTTQTDSEKLQAIQKLQFHDFPLTTASLIKFPNTATLTQAKILTSSNATKSPSPGLSDISKPSTVQIVTSKGNQMESSGTMTMETDDTSPPRPQRPAIVSTVTEGNIVTVSLTSDKSIIHSAPSTTKLQTTGSGIIRPIATSETLGKVNSLLESSPVIQRTSTNIVTPSSSQIGSYTITKTYESTSKKTPVTSTTTHVGSSVPKSSTTTHSVTPKTSKSSAATTVTSYTATPKPALSTIAATRTRRIKTPKQYDL